The following is a genomic window from Pseudomonas purpurea.
AGCGCGGCGCCCAGTGCTTCCGGATGCGGAGTCTGTGCCAGGCGACCCTCGCCGGTAACGCGCAGGCATTCGCGCTCGATGCCGTGCAGGCACTGCTCGAGCAGAGAGAGGTTAGCGCGCTCGCCGAGCAGAGCCAGGCGGCGGTTGAGAAGTTCGCTCAAGTTGGATTCCTTCACGCGTCAGTCGCCCCAATATGGGGGTGGGCAAGACGGTCTACAAGGGTGAAGTTAAAACTGGCGTTTTCGCCTGGTTCTGGAGCCGGATAGGCCTAATGCCGGTCATTCAGAAACTGCGAATCCTGTGGGAGCGAGCTTGCTCGCTCCCACAGGATTCGCAGCGCCGAAATTAACTCAAATCGATGACTGCTAGCTACAGGACAGCGAACGTGCCTTGTGCTTTTGCGACCAGTTTGTCGCCTTGCATCACATCCGCTTCAACCACCAGCGTGCGCCGGCCCGGGTGAATGACCCGCGCCGTGCACATCACCTCGCCGTCAGCGACGGCGCGGATGTAGTTGATCTTGCATTCGATCGTCGCGCTCTGCTGGTCGAAACCATGGGTGCTGGAGCAGGCCAGCCCCATGGCGATGTCCACCAGGCTGAAGATCGCCCCGCCGTGCAGCTTGCCACCGCGA
Proteins encoded in this region:
- a CDS encoding PaaI family thioesterase; translation: MDVPAELIESAFFHLLGCRLHSLEAGVAHVALALEPELRNRGGKLHGGAIFSLVDIAMGLACSSTHGFDQQSATIECKINYIRAVADGEVMCTARVIHPGRRTLVVEADVMQGDKLVAKAQGTFAVL